From a single Brassica rapa cultivar Chiifu-401-42 chromosome A01, CAAS_Brap_v3.01, whole genome shotgun sequence genomic region:
- the LOC103861648 gene encoding protein NLP7, protein MCEPDDNTARNGATPPPSRSREVLMDVDDLDLDGSWPLDQIPYLSSSNRMISPLFVSSSSEQPCSPLWAFSDVGGAVNHGGDDEKISSASGVPSFRLADYPLFLPYSSSPSVAENTLEKHNGFQFPSPLMSLVPPENTDNYCVIKERMTQALRYFKESTEQHVLAQVWAPVRKNGRDLLTTLGQPFVLNPNGNGLNQYRMISLTYMFSVDSESDIELGLPGRVFRQKLPEWTPNVQYYSSKEFSRLDHALHYNVRGTLALPVFNPSGESCIGVVELIMTSEKIHYAPEVDRVCKALEAVNLKSSEILDHQTTQICNESRQNALAEILEVLTVVCETHNLPLAQTWVPCQHGSVLANGGGLKKNCTSFDGSCMGQVCMSTTDMACYVVDAHVWGFRDACLEHHLQKGQGVAGRAFLNGGSCFCRDITKFCKTQYPLVHYALMFKLTTCFAISLQSSYTGDDSYILEFFLPSSMTDNQEQDSLLGSLLVTMKEHFQSLRVASGVDFGEDDDKLSFEIIQALPDEKIHSEIESIRVPFSGFKSNATETLLIPQPAVQSSAPVNGKTNVATVNGVVKEKKKTEKKRGKTEKTISLDVLQQYFTGSLKDAAKSLGVCPTTMKRICRQHGISRWPSRKIKKVNRSITKLKRVIESVQCTDGGLDLTSMAVSSIPWTHGQTAAHPLNSPNGSKPPELPTTNNSPNHWSSDHHSPPEPNGSPELPSNGHKRSRTGDESAGTPTSHGSCDGNQLDETKVPNQDPLFTVGGPPGLFFPPYSRDHDVSAASFAMPNRLLGTIDHFRGMPIEDAGSSKDLRNLCSTAAFDDKFPDSNWMNNDNNSNNNMYAPPKEEEVANITREPPSGSEMRTVTIKASYKEDIIRFRISSGSGIMELKDEVAKRLRLDAGTFDIKYLDDDNEWVLIACDADLQECLEIPRSSRTNVVRLLVHDVTANLGSSCESTGEL, encoded by the exons ATGTGCGAGCCCGATGATAACACCGCCAGAAACGGCGCCACACCTCCACCGTCAAGGTCGAGGGAGGTTCTGATGGATGTGGATGACTTGGATCTCGACGGCTCGTGGCCTCTGGATCAGATCCCTTACTTATCCTCATCGAATCGCATGATATCTCCGCTTTTCGTCTCCTCTTCCTCCGAGCAGCCTTGCTCCCCTCTCTGGGCGTTCTCCGACGTCGGAGGTGCCGTTAACCACGGTGGCGACGATGAGAAGATCAGCTCCGCCTCCGGTGTTCCTTCGTTTCGTCTCGCCGATTATCCTCTCTTCCTCCCTT ACTCTTCTTCACCATCAGTGGCTGAGAACACCTTAGAGAAGCATAACGGTTTCCAGTTTCCTTCTCCCTTGATGAGCCTAGTCCCGCCGGAGAACACAGACAACTACTGTGTGATCAAAGAGAGGATGACTCAGGCGCTTCGTTACTTCAAAGAATCAACCGAGCAACACGTTTTGGCTCAGGTCTGGGCTCCTGTGAGAAAGAACGGTCGTGATTTGCTGACGACTTTGGGTCAACCTTTTGTTCTTAATCCTAACGGTAACGGGCTTAATCAGTACAGGATGATATCTCTCACCTATATGTTTTCTGTGGATAGTGAAAGTGACATTGAGCTCGGGCTCCCGGGTCGGGTTTTCCGTCAGAAACTGCCTGAGTGGACCCCGAATGTCCAGTACTATTCCAGTAAAGAATTTTCGCGGCTTGACCACGCTTTGCACTATAACGTGCGGGGTACACTGGCGTTGCCTGTATTTAATCCCTCTGGTGAGTCCTGCATAGGTGTTGTGGAACTTATTATGACCTCGGAGAAGATTCACTATGCACCCGAAGTGGACAGAGTTTGCAAAGCCCTTGAG GCTGTAAATTTGAAAAGCTCAGAAATACTTGATCACCAAACTACTCAG ATATGCAATGAGAGTCGCCAAAACGCACTTGCCGAGATTCTAGAAGTGCTAACAGTTGTATGCGAGACCCATAACTTGCCTCTGGCTCAGACGTGGGTTCCCTGTCAGCACGGGAGCGTTCTTGCCAATGGTGGCGGTTTAAAGAAAAACTGCACCAGTTTTGACGGTAGCTGCATGGGCCAAGTCTGCATGTCCACAACCGACATGGCCTGCTATGTCGTGGATGCTCATGTCTGGGGATTTAGAGATGCCTGTCTTGAACACCATCTCCAGAAAGGACAGGGAGTCGCTGGACGAGCTTTTCTCAACGGTGGCTCGTGTTTCTGTAGAGACATCACCAAGTTCTGCAAAACGCAGTACCCGTTGGTCCATTACGCGCTCATGTTTAAGTTAACCACTTGTTTCGCAATATCTCTCCAGAGCTCTTACACAGGCGACGACAGTTACATTCTTGAATTCTTTCTTCCCTCGAGTATGACAGACAACCAAGAGCAAGATTCGCTTCTTGGTTCTCTTTTGGTGACAATGAAAGAACATTTTCAAAGTCTGAGGGTTGCATCTGGGGTTGACTTTGGTGAAGATGACGACAAATTGTCTTTTGAGATCATCCAAGCATTACCGGACGAGAAGATCCATTCAGAAATAGAATCTATTCGAGTTCCGTTTTCTGGTTTCAAGTCAAACGCGACAGAGACGCTGTTGATTCCTCAGCCTGCGGTTCAGTCGTCTGCTCCAGTGAACGGAAAAACCAACGTGGCCACTGTTAATGGGGTGgttaaggagaagaagaaaacagagaaaaagcGCGGGAAGACTGAGAAAACGATCAGTCTGGATGTACTTCAGCAGTATTTCACAGGAAGTCTCAAAGACGCTGCAAAGAGCCTAGGAG TTTGCCCGACGACAATGAAGCGAATTTGCAGACAACACGGAATCTCACGGTGGCCATCAAGAAAGATCAAGAAAGTGAATCGCTCGATCACAAAGCTGAAACGCGTCATCGAATCTGTTCAGTGTACTGATGGAGGCCTGGACCTGACTTCCATGGCCGTTAGTTCCATCCCTTGGACACACGGTCAAACAGCAGCACATCCACTAAACTCACCCAACGGTTCCAAACCGCCCGAGCTACCAACCACCAACAATTCACCTAACCACTGGTCAAGTGATCATCACAGTCCTCCCGAGCCAAACGGCTCGCCTGAGTTACCAAGCAATGGTCATAAGCGTTCACGGACGGGGGATGAGAGCGCCGGGACACCAACCTCTCACGGTTCGTGTGACGGTAACCAGTTAGATGAAACAAAAGTCCCAAACCAAGATCCGCTGTTCACGGTAGGTGGACCACCGGGGCTATTCTTTCCACCTTATTCTAGAGATCATGACGTATCCGCAGCATCATTCGCAATGCCGAACAGGCTTCTTGGTACTATAGACCATTTTCGTGGAATGCCCATTGAAGACGCTGGAAGCTCAAAAGATTTGAGAAATCTCTGCTCCACTGCAGCATTCGACGATAAGTTTCCAGACTCAAACTGGATGAACAATGATAataacagcaacaacaacatgtACGCTCCTCCAAAGGAAGAGGAGGTGGCAAATATTACACGCGAACCACCATCAGGGTCCGAAATGAGAACGGTAACCATCAAGGCAAGTTACAAAGAAGACATAATACGGTTTAGGATATCCTCTGGTTCGGGTATAATGGAATTGAAGGATGAAGTGGCGAAGAGGCTGAGACTCGACGCCGGTACGTTCGATATCAAGTATCTTGACGATGATAACGAATGGGTATTGATAGCTTGTGATGCTGATCTTCAAGAATGTCTCGAGATCCCTAGATCCTCCCGTACTAATGTAGTACGGCTCCTGGTTCATGATGTAACAGCGAACCTCGGGAGCTCCTGCGAGAGCACAGGAGAATTGTGA
- the LOC103861680 gene encoding short-chain dehydrogenase TIC 32 B, chloroplastic yields MIDTGRYLIGTAGVSGFGSKSTADEVTENCDLRSTTAIITGATSGIGAETARVLAKRGARLIFPARNVKAAEEAKGRIVSEFPGTEIVVMELDLSSMSSVRSFVAGFESLHLPLNLLINNAGRLAHEHAISEDGIEMTFATNYLGHFLLTNLLLKKMIQTAEETGVQGRIVNVTSGIHGWFTGDLIEYLRLISQPKCQFDATRAYALSKLANVLHTKELSSRLQKIGANVTVNCVHPGVVKTRLTRDREGLLTDLVFFLTSKLLKTVPQAAATTCYVATNPRLVNVSGKYFTDCNETTPSGLGSNSSEATKLWAASEILVTQHPKAAFDPFS; encoded by the exons ATGATCGACACTGGAAGATACCTTATCGGCACCGCCGGTGTTAGCGGCTTCGGCTCGAAATCCACCGCCGATGAGGTAACCGAGAACTGCGACCTTCGTTCCACAACAGCGATAATCACCG GTGCGACGTCGGGGATCGGAGCAGAGACGGCGAGAGTGCTGGCGAAACGTGGAGCGAGGTTGATATTTCCGGCGAGGAACGTGAAAGCGGCGGAGGAAGCGAAAGGGAGGATCGTCTCTGAGTTTCCGGGGACGGAGATCGTCGTAATGGAGCTTGATCTCAGCTCTATGTCTTCCGTACGGAGCTTCGTCGCCGGTTTTGAATCTCTCCATCTGCCTCTCAACCTTCTCAT AAACAACGCAGGCAGATTGGCACATGAACATGCAATATCAGAAGATGGGATCGAGATGACCTTTGCCACTAATTATCTTG GCCATTTTCTCTTGACCAACCTGTTACTGAAGAAGATGATCCAAACGGCAGAAGAAACCGGAGTTCAAGGAAGGATCGTTAATGTCACGTCCGGTATTCACGGTTGGTTTACCGGCGACTTGATTGAATATCTCCGGCTTATTTCCCAACCTAAGTG TCAATTCGATGCGACACGTGCGTATGCTCTCTCGAAGCTTGCCAACGTTTTGCATACCAAGGAGCTCTCTTCTAGACTCCAG AAAATTGGAGCGAACGTGACGGTTAACTGCGTACACCCAGGGGTTGTAAAAACCCGGTTAACAAGAGACCGGGAAGGCTTATTGACAG ATCTCGTCTTCTTCCTGACATCCAAGCTTCTTAAGACCGTTCCTCAA GCAGCAGCAACGACGTGTTATGTGGCAACGAATCCAAGGTTGGTGAATGTATCGGGAAAGTACTTTACGGACTGCAATGAAACGACACCGTCTGGACTCGGATCTAACTCCTCGGAAGCTACCAAGTTATGGGCTGCTTCTGAGATTCTGGTAACTCAACATCCGAAGGCCGCTTTCGACCCATTTAGCTAA
- the LOC103861657 gene encoding uncharacterized protein LOC103861657 — MDKSISISTNVSTTTSMEKIDQAASWLSATIISAFFASLDRCACVNLSTSHDDEDEDNEESYHRPLALSAAPHSNDTV, encoded by the coding sequence ATGGACAAAAGCATCAGCATAAGCACCAACGTTAGCACGACTACTTCCATGGAGAAGATCGATCAGGCAGCGAGCTGGCTCAGCGCCACGATCATCTCCGCTTTCTTCGCCTCCCTCGACCGCTGCGCCTGCGTCAACCTCTCTACCTCCCATGACGACGAAGACGAAGACAACGAAGAGTCCTACCACCGTCCCCTTGCTCTCTCCGCCGCTCCTCATTCCAACGACACCGTTTAA
- the LOC103861669 gene encoding trehalase: MNSHKHNTSPISTLSFSSHYKYSLFATSLDLKRQRFTSPLLLIFLFLCLSFATSMAVSDSDSDSGPVVQTTPLVTFLQRVQLTALRSYSKKPDPKFYIDLSLKLPHDLSTAESAFDDLTTGSRDLSVPVEKLEKFVHEYFDDAGKDLVHHEPEDFVSDPTEFLLNVENDQVREWAREVHCLWRTLSCRVSDSVIESPDRHTLLPLPEPVIIPGSRFREVYYWDSYWVIKGLLTSKMFTTAKGLVTNLMSLVETYGYALNGARAYYTNRSQPPLLSSMVYEIYNVTKDEELVRKAIPVLLKEYEFWNSGKHKVVIRDASGNDHILSRYYAMWNMPRPESSVFDQESASGFSSTLEKQRFHRDIATAAESGCDFSTRWMRHPPNFTTMATTSVVPVDLNVFLLKMELDIAFMMEIAGDRKGSERFVKASEARKKAFETVFWNEKAAQWLDYWLSSNGDEPETWKAENQNNNVFASNFAPIWISSFHSDENLVKKVVKALANSGLIAPAGIVTSLTNSGQQWDAPNGWAPQQELIVTGLARSGLKEANELAEEIARRWIRSSYRVYKTSGFIHEKLNVSEFGAYGGGGEYKPQTGFGWSNGVILAFLEEFGWPSDLSIEP; the protein is encoded by the exons ATGAATTCACACAAACATAACACTAGTCCAATCTCTACACTCTCCTTCTCATCTCACTACAAATACTCCCTCTTTGCTACCTCCTTAGACCTAAAACGACAACGTTTCACTTCTCCGTTGTTGTTGATCTTCTTGTTCCTCTGTTTGTCTTTTGCTACTTCCATGGCAGTCTCAGACTCAGATTCAGACTCTGGTCCTGTTGTTCAGACGACCCCACTCGTCACCTTCCTCCAGCGCGTGCAACTCACGGCACTCCGATCATACTCCAAGAAGCCTGACCCTAAATTCTACATTGACCTGTCTCTCAAGCTCCCTCACGATCTCTCCACCGCCGAGTCCGCCTTCGACGATCTCACGACCGGGTCACGTGACCTGTCAGTGCCAGTGGAGAAGCTTGAAAAGTTCGTCCACGAGTACTTCGACGATGCAGGGAAGGATCTGGTGCACCACGAGCCAGAGGACTTCGTCTCAGATCCCACCGAGTTCCTCCTCAACGTGGAGAACGACCAAGTCAGAGAATGGGCGCGTGAGGTACACTGCCTTTGGAGAACCCTGAGCTGCAGAGTCTCTGACTCGGTCATAGAGTCACCTGACCGGCACACGCTTCTCCCGTTGCCGGAACCGGTTATCATTCCCGGTTCGAGATTCAGAGAAGTCTATTACTGGGATTCTTATTGGGTTATCAA AGGACTTTTGACGAGTAAAATGTTCACTACGGCCAAAGGTTTAGTGACGAACCTGATGTCACTTGTGGAGACTTATGGTTACGCTTTGAACGGTGCTAGAGCTTATTACACTAACCGAAG CCAACCACCTCTATTGAGCTCAATGGTCTATGAGATCTATAACGTAACCAAAGATGAAGAACTTGTGAGGAAAGCTATCCCTGTGCTTCTCAAAGAGTACGAGTTCTGGAACTCAG GAAAACATAAGGTTGTAATTCGAGACGCAAGTGGCAATGATCACATCTTAAGCCGGTATTACGCCATGTGGAACATGCCTAGACCTGAATCCTCTGTTTTC GATCAAGAATCAGCTTCGGGGTTTTCGAGTACGTTAGAGAAACAACGGTTCCATCGAGATATAGCTACGGCTGCTGAATCAGGATGCGACTTCAGCACGAGATGGATGAG ACACCCTCCTAATTTCACAACGATGGCTACAACATCAGTTGTTCCTGTTGATCTAAACGTCTTTCTTCTCAAG ATGGAACTCGATATAGCGTTTATGATGGAGATTGCTGGAGATAGAAAAGGTTCAGAGCGTTTTGTGAAAGCGTCAGAAGCGAGAAAGAAAGCGTTTGAGACTGTGTTTTGGAATGAAAAAGCAGCGCAGTGGCTAGATTACTGGCTTTCCTCCAATGGTGAT GAGCCTGAGACATGGAAAGCTGAGAACCAAAACAACAATGTTTTTGCATCTAACTTTGCTCCAATCTGGATTAGTTCCTTCCATTCAG ATGAAAATCTTGTCAAGAAAGTTGTGAAGGCTCTTGCAAACTCAGGACTCATCGCTCCCGCAGGAATCGTAACATCTTTGACAAACTCGGGACAACAATG GGACGCTCCTAATGGATGGGCACCGCAACAAGAGCTTATAGTTACAGGACTCGCAAGATCTGGTCTAAAGGAAGCTAACGAGTTGGCAGAGGAGATTGCAAGGAGATGGATAAGAAGTAGCTATCGTGTTTACAAGACAAGTGGGTTTATTCATGAGAAGCTCAATGTTTCAGAGTTTGGTGCATATGGTGGTGGAGGGGAATATAAGCCACAG ACGGGATTTGGATGGTCAAACGGAGTTATATTAGCATTCTTGGAGGAGTTTGGATGGCCCTCTGACCTGAGCATTGAACCGTAG